Proteins from one Mercurialis annua linkage group LG7, ddMerAnnu1.2, whole genome shotgun sequence genomic window:
- the LOC126657595 gene encoding hypothetical protein At1g04090 isoform X1, with protein MLGCKCFHWNKIDYLLPPESDSYSLPASLPHWPPGLGFASGRINLGEIEVVKISRLEFVWMCKLPQDEKKGVSFYKPVGVPERFYSLGHLCQFNNQPLRSFLLAAREVTVSKMEATDVASSVRNSPALRKPVDYTLVWSSYNLNDESYDGCGFFWLPQPPEGYKPLGYIVTNNPDKPDLDEVRCVRADLTDECQAYRPILNVFSKFSSFPFEVWSTRPSHRGMLGKGVSVGTFFCGSYWSSGEELNIACLRNVNPELHGMPNIEQIHALINNYGPTVFFHPDEVYLPSSVSWFFENGSLLYRADDSTGEPIDVSGSNLPADGTNNGEFWIDLPCDDRRDTVKKGNLESAKLYIHVKPANGGTFTDLAMWIFCPFNGPATLKIGPVNFPLSKIGQHVGDWEHVTLRICNFNGELSSMYFSQHSGGKWVEPYDLEYINGNKPIVYSSKHGHASYPHPRTYIQGSAFLGIGIRNDAARSNLYVDSSTRYEVIAAEYLGGDIIEPGWLQYMREWGPKIVYNSRSELDKILDRLPLMLRYSVQNIVYKLPVELSGEEGPTGPKEKNNWIGDERS; from the exons ATGTTGGGATGCAAATGTTTTCATTGGAATAAAATAGATTATCTATTGCCACCCGAATCAGACTCCTATTCTCTCCCAGCTTCTCTTCCTCATTGGCCTCCAG GCTTGGGATTTGCTTCTGGAAGGATAAATCTTGGGGAAATTGAAGTCGTTAAAATCTCGAGGCTCGAGTTCGTTTGGATGTGCAAACTTCCACAGGATGAGAAGAAAGGTGTTTCATTCTACAAACCTGTAGGAGTGCCCGAAAGATTTTATAGCCTCGGTCACCTATGCCAATTTAACAACCAGCCTTTAAGAAGCTTTCTTCTTGCGGCGAGGGAGGTGACTGTTTCTAAAATGGAAGCCACAGACGTTGCCAGCTCTGTTCGAAATTCACCTGCTCTGCGGAAGCCCGTTGATTATACATTAGTTTGGAGTTCGtataatttaaatgatgaaagttACGATGGATGCGGCTTCTTCTGGCTACCTCAGCCTCCTGAAGGATATAAGCCTTTGGGTTATATAGTTACCAACAATCCAGACAAGCCAGATTTAGATGAAGTGAGGTGTGTTAGAGCAGACCTGACAGATGAATGTCAAGCTTATCGCCCAATACTTAATGTCTTCTCTAAATTTTCATCTTTTCCGTTTGAAGTTTGGAGCACAAGACCGAGTCATCGAGGAATGCTAGGTAAAGGCGTTTCAGTTGGCACATTTTTCTGCGGTAGCTACTGGTCATCTGGAGAGGAACTGAATATTGCTTGCTTGAGGAATGTAAATCCTGAACTACACGGCATGCCAAATATCGAACAGATCCATGCGTTGATTAACAACTATGGTCCCACAGTGTTCTTTCATCCGGATGAAGTTTACTTGCCATCATCTGTTTCATGGTTTTTTGAAAATGGATCGCTCTTATACAGAGCTGATGATTCGACAGGCGAACCTATCGATGTTAGTGGCTCAAATTTGCCAGCTGACGGGACAAACAATGGCGAATTTTGGATAGACTTGCCTTGTGATGATCGTCGAGATACTGTCAAGAAAGGAAATTTGGAAAGTGCAAAACTTTATATTCATGTGAAGCCTGCAAATGGTGGAACTTTCACCGATCTGGCAATGTGGATATTCTGTCCGTTCAACGGACCAGCGACTCTGAAAATCGGACCCGTAAATTTTCCGTTGAGCAAGATTGGGCAGCATGTGGGTGACTGGGAGCATGTCACTCTTCGCATATGCAACTTTAACGGAGAGCTTTCAAGTATGTATTTCTCTCAGCATAGCGGTGGCAAATGGGTGGAGCCTTATGATTTGGAGTACATAAACGGCAATAAACCCATAGTTTACTCATCTAAACATGGACATGCTAGCTATCCTCATCCCAGAACCTACATCCAAGGTTCTGCATTTCTCGGGATTGGAATACGAAACGATGCAGCTCGTAGTAATTTATACGTGGATTCAAGCACCCGTTACGAAGTCATTGCAGCTGAATATCTAGGAGGAGATATTATTGAACCTGGTTGGTTGCAATACATGAGAGAGTGGGGTCCAAAAATAGTGTACAATTCAAGAAGTGAGTTAGACAAAATACTTGATCGTTTGCCGTTGATGCTTAGATATTCTGTGCAGAACATAGTTTATAAGCTTCCAGTGGAGCTTTCCGGGGAAGAAGGTCCTACCGGACCGAAAGAAAAGAACAACTGGATAGGAGATGAAAGGAGCTAA
- the LOC126657595 gene encoding hypothetical protein At1g04090 isoform X2 — translation MIGLGFASGRINLGEIEVVKISRLEFVWMCKLPQDEKKGVSFYKPVGVPERFYSLGHLCQFNNQPLRSFLLAAREVTVSKMEATDVASSVRNSPALRKPVDYTLVWSSYNLNDESYDGCGFFWLPQPPEGYKPLGYIVTNNPDKPDLDEVRCVRADLTDECQAYRPILNVFSKFSSFPFEVWSTRPSHRGMLGKGVSVGTFFCGSYWSSGEELNIACLRNVNPELHGMPNIEQIHALINNYGPTVFFHPDEVYLPSSVSWFFENGSLLYRADDSTGEPIDVSGSNLPADGTNNGEFWIDLPCDDRRDTVKKGNLESAKLYIHVKPANGGTFTDLAMWIFCPFNGPATLKIGPVNFPLSKIGQHVGDWEHVTLRICNFNGELSSMYFSQHSGGKWVEPYDLEYINGNKPIVYSSKHGHASYPHPRTYIQGSAFLGIGIRNDAARSNLYVDSSTRYEVIAAEYLGGDIIEPGWLQYMREWGPKIVYNSRSELDKILDRLPLMLRYSVQNIVYKLPVELSGEEGPTGPKEKNNWIGDERS, via the exons ATGATTG GCTTGGGATTTGCTTCTGGAAGGATAAATCTTGGGGAAATTGAAGTCGTTAAAATCTCGAGGCTCGAGTTCGTTTGGATGTGCAAACTTCCACAGGATGAGAAGAAAGGTGTTTCATTCTACAAACCTGTAGGAGTGCCCGAAAGATTTTATAGCCTCGGTCACCTATGCCAATTTAACAACCAGCCTTTAAGAAGCTTTCTTCTTGCGGCGAGGGAGGTGACTGTTTCTAAAATGGAAGCCACAGACGTTGCCAGCTCTGTTCGAAATTCACCTGCTCTGCGGAAGCCCGTTGATTATACATTAGTTTGGAGTTCGtataatttaaatgatgaaagttACGATGGATGCGGCTTCTTCTGGCTACCTCAGCCTCCTGAAGGATATAAGCCTTTGGGTTATATAGTTACCAACAATCCAGACAAGCCAGATTTAGATGAAGTGAGGTGTGTTAGAGCAGACCTGACAGATGAATGTCAAGCTTATCGCCCAATACTTAATGTCTTCTCTAAATTTTCATCTTTTCCGTTTGAAGTTTGGAGCACAAGACCGAGTCATCGAGGAATGCTAGGTAAAGGCGTTTCAGTTGGCACATTTTTCTGCGGTAGCTACTGGTCATCTGGAGAGGAACTGAATATTGCTTGCTTGAGGAATGTAAATCCTGAACTACACGGCATGCCAAATATCGAACAGATCCATGCGTTGATTAACAACTATGGTCCCACAGTGTTCTTTCATCCGGATGAAGTTTACTTGCCATCATCTGTTTCATGGTTTTTTGAAAATGGATCGCTCTTATACAGAGCTGATGATTCGACAGGCGAACCTATCGATGTTAGTGGCTCAAATTTGCCAGCTGACGGGACAAACAATGGCGAATTTTGGATAGACTTGCCTTGTGATGATCGTCGAGATACTGTCAAGAAAGGAAATTTGGAAAGTGCAAAACTTTATATTCATGTGAAGCCTGCAAATGGTGGAACTTTCACCGATCTGGCAATGTGGATATTCTGTCCGTTCAACGGACCAGCGACTCTGAAAATCGGACCCGTAAATTTTCCGTTGAGCAAGATTGGGCAGCATGTGGGTGACTGGGAGCATGTCACTCTTCGCATATGCAACTTTAACGGAGAGCTTTCAAGTATGTATTTCTCTCAGCATAGCGGTGGCAAATGGGTGGAGCCTTATGATTTGGAGTACATAAACGGCAATAAACCCATAGTTTACTCATCTAAACATGGACATGCTAGCTATCCTCATCCCAGAACCTACATCCAAGGTTCTGCATTTCTCGGGATTGGAATACGAAACGATGCAGCTCGTAGTAATTTATACGTGGATTCAAGCACCCGTTACGAAGTCATTGCAGCTGAATATCTAGGAGGAGATATTATTGAACCTGGTTGGTTGCAATACATGAGAGAGTGGGGTCCAAAAATAGTGTACAATTCAAGAAGTGAGTTAGACAAAATACTTGATCGTTTGCCGTTGATGCTTAGATATTCTGTGCAGAACATAGTTTATAAGCTTCCAGTGGAGCTTTCCGGGGAAGAAGGTCCTACCGGACCGAAAGAAAAGAACAACTGGATAGGAGATGAAAGGAGCTAA